The Fusobacterium necrophorum subsp. necrophorum genome has a window encoding:
- a CDS encoding IS91 family transposase, with product MLKDLFLTSNLPHILQNIQPFFSPAHFLHLIKSFNAFLLCADYQKAFVSFACPQCGLTHKFPITCKTRLCPTCGYKYSKVWAQKITNELLNVPHRHLLFTIPKECRPFFCLDRSLLHKLTLGIKQIFDYQFQNTHKKRKRKKKIGKYSKNYFTESDIVHYGLITVIHTFGRDLKWNPHVHALISLGGFNKRFVWKKLDYFHVDVIANQWKFIVLQLIQSGNYQDPIWKEKAKQVANKLYKENARLFFSVGRQEVNSAEGLLKYLGRYLARAPIADYKIVNVTEKEVTFFFHDLANHKKKTYITMSREKFIQQVLIHLPPKHFKMISRFGFYARRKSDTLKIHMAFLQKKKKKNPFSFYVNSMLENFQIHPFLCPNCHIPMRKKELYITVRWYGRKIHISYLSKT from the coding sequence ATGTTAAAAGACCTATTCCTTACCTCTAATTTACCACATATTTTACAAAATATCCAACCTTTTTTTTCTCCTGCGCATTTTCTCCACCTCATAAAATCTTTCAATGCTTTTTTACTTTGTGCTGATTATCAAAAAGCTTTCGTCTCTTTTGCTTGTCCTCAATGTGGGCTTACTCATAAATTCCCAATTACTTGTAAAACTAGACTTTGTCCTACCTGTGGATATAAATATTCTAAAGTCTGGGCACAAAAAATAACAAATGAACTTCTAAATGTTCCTCATAGACATCTACTCTTCACAATTCCTAAGGAATGTAGACCTTTTTTTTGCTTAGATCGTTCTTTACTACACAAACTTACTTTAGGAATCAAACAAATCTTTGATTATCAGTTTCAGAATACTCATAAAAAACGAAAAAGAAAAAAGAAAATTGGGAAATATTCCAAAAACTATTTTACAGAATCTGATATTGTACACTATGGACTCATAACTGTAATTCATACCTTTGGCAGAGACTTAAAATGGAATCCTCATGTGCATGCACTCATTTCTTTGGGAGGATTTAATAAACGTTTTGTATGGAAAAAATTAGACTATTTTCATGTAGATGTCATTGCGAATCAATGGAAATTTATCGTCTTACAACTCATTCAATCCGGAAATTATCAAGATCCCATCTGGAAAGAAAAAGCAAAACAAGTAGCCAATAAACTCTACAAAGAAAATGCACGACTTTTTTTCTCGGTGGGAAGACAAGAAGTCAATTCTGCGGAAGGACTCTTGAAATATCTAGGTAGATATCTTGCGCGTGCTCCGATCGCTGATTACAAAATCGTGAATGTTACAGAAAAAGAAGTAACTTTCTTTTTTCATGATTTGGCAAATCACAAAAAAAAAACATATATCACCATGTCTCGAGAAAAATTTATTCAACAAGTATTGATTCATCTTCCCCCAAAACATTTTAAAATGATTTCTCGTTTTGGTTTTTATGCGCGTAGAAAATCAGATACTTTAAAAATACATATGGCATTCTTACAAAAAAAGAAAAAGAAGAATCCTTTTTCCTTTTATGTCAACTCCATGCTAGAAAATTTTCAAATACATCCTTTCCTATGCCCAAATTGCCATATCCCCATGAGGAAAAAAGAACTTTACATCACGGTACGCTGGTATGGAAGAAAAATTCACATCTCATATCTTTCCAAAACCTAA
- a CDS encoding glucosaminidase domain-containing protein, which yields MKKFVILLLLSIVSFTFLCQNMMADTKLASITQAKDFSKTTKNRKQVFINTLVPIIDEIKGNIKSDKERVEEILKKEEYLRTESDKELLEVNYAKYKVSSRTPQELLKKMVLPPTSLIIAQASVESGWGSSKLAQLTNNLFGMTSLSKSDENSVKMGNMRYKKYAGIYESIEDYILTISRHNAYKSLRGGIRRGEDSVGLVKHLGSYSELGNKYSSYVAKVIQSNSLQKHDTDV from the coding sequence ATGAAGAAATTTGTAATCTTATTGCTTCTTTCTATTGTTTCGTTTACTTTTTTATGCCAAAATATGATGGCGGATACAAAGTTGGCATCTATTACTCAGGCAAAAGATTTTTCAAAAACAACGAAAAATAGAAAACAAGTATTTATCAATACCTTAGTTCCTATTATTGATGAAATTAAAGGGAATATTAAGAGTGATAAGGAGAGAGTGGAAGAAATTTTAAAAAAAGAAGAATATTTGAGAACCGAATCTGACAAAGAACTTTTAGAAGTCAATTATGCGAAATATAAGGTAAGTAGCAGAACACCACAAGAGTTGTTAAAGAAAATGGTACTGCCTCCAACTTCCCTTATTATTGCACAGGCTTCTGTCGAAAGTGGTTGGGGGAGCTCTAAATTGGCACAATTAACCAATAACTTATTTGGGATGACCTCTCTTTCCAAATCAGATGAGAATTCCGTTAAAATGGGAAATATGAGGTATAAAAAATATGCAGGAATTTATGAATCCATTGAGGACTATATTTTAACAATTTCCAGACACAATGCCTATAAGAGTTTACGAGGGGGAATTCGAAGAGGAGAGGATTCCGTAGGATTGGTAAAACACTTGGGAAGTTACTCGGAATTGGGAAACAAATACAGTTCCTATGTTGCAAAAGTGATTCAAAGCAATTCTTTGCAAAAACATGATACGGATGTATAG
- a CDS encoding hemagglutinin repeat-containing protein, whose translation MRNRFLKKAIAILFLIIHMTELFASNLIVDPNANHNTKLDKSNTGVPIVNVSTPNHRGISVNEFLEYNIGKEGQVLNNADNVGRSHLAGLIHANPNLAPNQAANLIVLQVNGSNRSQIEGYLEALSREKVDVILSNENGLYINNGGTINIKNFTTTTGKVSLKDGDIVGIDVETGRIAIGPKGLDVSNANYVEFLSKTLELAGNLVANAEVKVITGSNKIDKDGNIKKIESSTPVGVAIDASQLGGMYAGQIKIISTEKGAGVNSDAFIVSKNKRLEITADGKIKVNKVQGKGIEIQGKEYEQTGLAQSDLDINIKADSIKLHGDGTQAEKKINLDGNVENNSAIYTKETLYTKDLKNTSEIQVKKEIQIDGKLVSSGNIQANDKISVASNVDNTGDISTNSTFTAKHVKTTKKLLAKDSIHVSHLENEGELATNSSLTINEKLENKGNIQANDKITVVSSVKNSGKILSNSTFTAKDTKNTNSLVAASDIAVRNLDNSGTFVSNKKLTVDGNLKNEKLVQAKENITVSKNVDNTGEILTNSNFSAKNVKTTKKLIALGDVSTSNFINNGDLATQGNLKVDGSLNNSKNIQVAKDIEISSSVNNTGDILTDGKFTSKDVKNTKSLIAKDKIEIGNLENNAFIATDSSLNVKGTLTNTKDIKVNKEINVAFSTNNSGEIVTNASFSAQDTVNTNKLIAVDKITVKNLTNDGDLTTNNTLTVDGTLKNTKNIQANNKILISSSADNSGNILTNSSFIAKDTKNTKKIIAKDNIKTGSLENTDIVATDASLKVAGNLNNSGNISAIKEITIEENAKNTGSILTNSSFRAKDTKTTNKLVAMGEINTKNLVNEGELATKGKLNVAGSLTNKKNIQAVDHITVNSKVQNDGTIVTDANFSSKDIVNTKTFMARENISSGTLDNSGVFSAGKDLIVKGSVNNSKTIEATNIDIIGENLVNSSSIKADNILATVKTTKNDGDILALKDITLNTKKLDNTKKIAALQNITANNTALTNSGEIISNNKIELNNSNISNTNKILSNTIDMKNTSNFNNTGTISGTDVTLTSVNDIHLIANLHGENSLIIEGKNIVNDGKTTGKHLISMKSNDFTNKKELSSKELKIDASGDIVNENSISANDLHMNAKNLTNHDLIAAENNANINVKNKVTNTENSSIYAGNKLNIQASELFNDSAEILGTDVKLEANQITNHIGTLQALNTMHIKAGKFENIGKVEDLDRYESYYETWDGQRIEANQIEDWKVHFSKSSSKRSNGSAGKTIRRRQREAYHEISEKMKNDKYASLLFPTYDKLMRGYLGDRGEYTEKTGSARIQTVPLQEKLRSLGKTTHAKVLAGNNILIEKKSDSNNEVMNKDGILSAGNTIKIDANQVQNLVSVGDEKIKVKTGEESMYIKLERTGKKPRKKVKMEVSYDRDFANDYITKKIPKLDEKGRQVYQKKFGGRKKPVYEYVTEYVGRYAYVTGQPSVIEGKNVVIDNASLVRQGIEEANGSLKSGKDVNIQNFTSKNFHTGLSNGNQELHFNLSRTNIPTINLSKPLENMGNHLATVDNPVANLENNLEFNNPLHNYENTEIYNNLSSLNDILKSGKIDTVPNLPSSLFIQNLEPTGKYVMETRLKHIALSNYYGSDYFLKRIGYEETWDRVKRLGDAFYENQFIERTVVEKLGTRFLNGKAISMKEFIDNASTEATKLNLTIGKALTKEQISKLDKDIVWYEYQEVSGIKVLAPKVYLSKNTLANIKADGRSRIEGTELTSIKTKTLDNTALIGKKGTTYLEADHIVNRSIGNQIAEIRGEKTSLVADSDIFNIGSNISATEELNVIAKNGDILNRSTVTETNRNYRDLNRTRHSELEKIAEISSGKKLNIIADNYTSIAGKTSAKDLNIAVKEDVNISSQKLSGEQKFGKDGNNFNSYAFESNIGSNVNAENLNISAKNMNIKGSAVVAKNANLAVDKVNIDSNVDKINTENRSKTKDLLKSHSKTEIQHSENNVAGTLYVENRGVINGDVNVVGSNLVLGDKSFIGGKLTTDSTELHSRYSLEEKKKGFSGSIGSGGFSIGYGKSEGKLKEKDVTNAKSNLVLGDGTVLNQGAEITATNLIHGQISINHGDVTYGARKDIHDVESSTKSSGINLSVRIKSPALDRAKQGIDSWKQMQSGDILGGIASSTNTVTGVVRGLASNQGTKLPISAVNTDNTVGKDNAKAAQAMNHFYANVGVNLGFNKSSSNTKSHHEGAVVTTIQGKDENSSITYNHVKNIDYVGTQAQNTKLIYNNVENMNKSAVALNNSYSSSSKSSGVSTGVTIGYGDGVQTEANAISISASKSKRNSNGTTYQNGRFVNVNEVHNNTKNMMLSGFHQEGGSVTGKIENLTMESKQNTSTTTGSTKGGSLSISPTGVPSGSVKDSKTKGERKVVDTPTTFLIGDGSHVKVGKVENTAGAIGTIGSGKLSMDEYIGHNLENVEKSKTKGGSVGISTTGISSIGLEYSDRKQEGITKNTVIGNVEIGKSSGEEIHKDLASMTEITKDRKFETNIHVEAQTINYVKNPEKWKEDITKAKNEIHDIYHTVDSTVNPKGKESRNVFEQLGEVRQARTIHNVIASRLEIAEKKEDIAKAFEGVSKDLGYSVKVIYTDPRNSPQLIGIDQDGNRYVKDGTAYVDEKTGIHHILINSKSEGNKTKAGLIGTIAEEQSHIIGKIEGRQKKVPDGSEKGLENLGRPTNAFFQEQYRKNNQAIEVVSDGRDYSNVDFGEHVGDHPGALVFSNPYTAMTAGIAIAGYALLPEEQKEAINDAVITTYEEIKERIKEIGNHTKISYAVVKSMLEQELQEKGITASVTVDTNKENGNIMYTVSPIPEDMKLPRVLPLPLPEVKQPDIESIPLNQNMEETLSEKKEEGEKARREQERLKEMGRNRGIPIPDEKSVTIFTISTEEAKEIYKDVQGKNKVVNLPKNLTKEQIENKKNKANSKILDEQLKKSNIPKPDYDCAAHHLVSDKTMPNATKALNKYGIDINSATNGVYLPTSKANSSKITTEAVHSGPNGKEYKETLETSIPRIVKNMENIRASHSEIQVAIENELNNVRVKLLTGELKINNAKLKEKTEKGKK comes from the coding sequence ATGAGAAATCGATTTTTAAAAAAAGCTATAGCGATACTATTCTTAATCATTCATATGACTGAACTATTTGCAAGCAATCTAATTGTAGACCCAAATGCAAACCACAATACAAAACTTGATAAATCTAATACAGGAGTGCCAATAGTAAATGTATCCACTCCTAATCATCGTGGAATAAGTGTAAATGAATTCTTGGAATATAACATAGGCAAAGAAGGGCAGGTTTTAAATAATGCGGATAATGTTGGAAGATCTCATCTCGCAGGTCTCATTCATGCCAATCCTAACTTAGCACCTAATCAAGCAGCTAATTTAATTGTCCTACAAGTGAATGGTTCCAATCGTTCTCAAATAGAAGGATATTTAGAAGCGCTAAGTAGAGAGAAAGTAGATGTCATTCTAAGTAATGAAAATGGGCTATATATCAACAATGGTGGAACTATCAATATTAAAAACTTCACTACTACTACAGGGAAAGTTAGTCTAAAAGATGGAGATATTGTTGGAATCGATGTGGAAACAGGAAGGATTGCGATAGGTCCTAAAGGTTTGGATGTTAGCAATGCCAATTATGTAGAATTCCTTTCTAAAACTTTAGAACTTGCTGGGAATTTAGTTGCCAATGCAGAGGTAAAAGTTATTACAGGTTCGAATAAGATTGATAAAGATGGGAATATAAAAAAAATTGAGTCAAGTACTCCTGTAGGGGTGGCAATCGATGCTTCTCAACTTGGAGGGATGTATGCAGGTCAAATCAAAATAATAAGCACAGAGAAAGGAGCCGGAGTCAATTCGGATGCTTTTATTGTGTCTAAAAATAAGAGATTAGAAATCACGGCGGATGGAAAAATAAAGGTAAATAAGGTACAAGGGAAAGGAATCGAGATTCAAGGAAAGGAATATGAACAAACAGGACTTGCGCAATCTGACTTGGATATTAACATAAAGGCTGATAGTATAAAGCTTCATGGGGATGGTACTCAAGCCGAGAAAAAAATAAACTTAGATGGAAATGTAGAGAATAACTCTGCTATATACACAAAAGAAACTCTATACACTAAGGATTTGAAAAATACTAGCGAGATACAAGTAAAAAAAGAGATACAAATAGATGGTAAATTAGTAAGTAGTGGAAACATCCAAGCAAATGATAAAATATCAGTTGCTTCAAATGTAGATAATACAGGCGATATTTCAACTAATTCAACTTTCACTGCTAAACATGTGAAAACTACAAAAAAATTATTAGCAAAGGACTCTATTCATGTTAGTCATTTAGAAAACGAAGGGGAATTAGCAACAAATAGTAGTTTAACAATAAATGAAAAGCTAGAAAACAAAGGAAATATTCAAGCAAATGATAAAATAACAGTTGTTTCATCAGTAAAAAATTCAGGAAAAATATTATCAAATTCAACATTTACAGCAAAAGATACAAAAAATACCAACTCATTAGTCGCAGCTAGTGATATAGCTGTTAGGAATCTAGATAATTCAGGAACTTTCGTTTCAAATAAAAAATTAACTGTCGATGGGAATTTAAAAAATGAAAAATTAGTTCAAGCGAAAGAAAATATAACTGTTTCTAAAAATGTAGACAACACAGGAGAGATTCTAACAAACTCAAACTTTAGCGCAAAGAATGTGAAAACTACTAAGAAATTAATCGCTTTAGGAGATGTCTCAACATCAAATTTCATAAATAACGGAGATTTAGCAACTCAAGGCAATTTAAAAGTAGATGGAAGTTTAAATAATAGTAAAAACATCCAAGTGGCAAAAGATATAGAAATTTCTTCCTCTGTTAATAATACAGGCGATATTTTAACTGATGGAAAATTTACATCAAAAGATGTGAAAAACACTAAAAGTTTAATAGCAAAAGATAAAATAGAGATAGGAAACTTAGAAAATAATGCTTTCATTGCTACTGATAGTAGTTTAAACGTTAAGGGGACGCTAACAAATACGAAAGACATTAAAGTTAATAAAGAAATAAATGTAGCTTTCTCTACGAATAACAGTGGAGAAATAGTAACTAACGCCTCTTTTAGTGCTCAAGATACAGTGAATACTAATAAATTAATTGCAGTAGATAAAATAACAGTTAAAAATCTAACAAATGATGGAGATCTTACAACTAACAACACTTTAACAGTTGATGGAACTTTAAAAAATACTAAAAATATTCAGGCTAACAATAAAATATTAATTTCTTCTTCAGCTGACAATAGTGGAAATATTTTAACTAATTCTAGTTTCATTGCAAAAGATACAAAAAATACTAAGAAAATCATAGCAAAAGATAATATTAAAACAGGAAGCTTAGAAAATACAGATATTGTTGCTACCGATGCTAGTTTAAAAGTAGCTGGAAATTTAAATAACAGTGGAAATATAAGTGCTATAAAAGAAATTACAATAGAGGAAAATGCTAAGAATACTGGTAGTATTTTGACTAATTCATCTTTTCGCGCAAAGGATACGAAAACTACGAATAAACTTGTTGCAATGGGAGAAATTAACACAAAAAATCTTGTAAACGAAGGAGAGTTGGCAACAAAAGGGAAATTAAATGTAGCTGGAAGTTTAACCAATAAGAAAAACATTCAAGCTGTTGATCATATAACTGTTAACTCAAAGGTACAAAATGACGGAACTATAGTAACAGATGCTAACTTCTCATCCAAAGATATCGTGAATACAAAAACTTTCATGGCAAGAGAAAATATAAGCTCAGGAACACTAGATAACTCTGGTGTATTTAGTGCTGGCAAAGATTTAATAGTGAAAGGCTCTGTAAATAATTCTAAAACAATAGAAGCCACAAATATAGATATAATTGGAGAGAATTTAGTAAATAGCTCAAGTATAAAGGCTGATAATATCTTAGCAACTGTAAAAACAACGAAAAATGATGGTGATATACTAGCGCTTAAAGATATTACACTCAATACGAAAAAGTTAGATAATACAAAAAAGATCGCTGCCCTACAAAATATTACAGCGAATAACACTGCTCTTACAAACTCTGGAGAAATTATATCCAATAATAAAATAGAACTAAATAATTCTAATATATCAAATACAAATAAAATTCTATCTAACACTATTGACATGAAAAATACATCTAATTTCAATAATACAGGAACTATAAGTGGAACGGATGTAACATTAACAAGTGTAAATGATATTCATTTAATTGCTAATTTACATGGAGAAAATAGCCTTATCATAGAAGGAAAAAATATAGTAAATGACGGAAAAACAACAGGGAAACATTTAATTTCTATGAAATCTAATGACTTCACTAACAAAAAAGAACTATCCAGCAAAGAGTTAAAAATAGATGCTAGTGGAGATATAGTAAATGAAAATAGTATTAGCGCAAACGATTTACATATGAATGCTAAAAATCTAACGAATCATGATCTAATAGCAGCTGAAAACAATGCCAATATAAATGTTAAAAACAAAGTTACAAATACAGAAAATAGCTCTATATATGCAGGGAATAAATTAAATATTCAAGCTAGTGAGCTCTTCAATGATTCCGCTGAAATTTTAGGAACAGATGTAAAACTGGAAGCTAATCAGATTACAAACCACATAGGAACTCTTCAAGCCTTGAATACTATGCATATAAAGGCAGGAAAATTTGAAAATATAGGGAAGGTTGAAGATCTAGATAGATATGAGAGTTACTATGAAACTTGGGATGGACAAAGAATAGAAGCTAATCAGATTGAAGATTGGAAAGTACATTTTTCAAAAAGTTCCTCAAAAAGAAGTAATGGAAGCGCAGGAAAGACAATCAGAAGAAGGCAAAGAGAAGCATATCATGAAATCTCTGAAAAAATGAAAAATGACAAGTACGCTTCTTTGCTATTTCCAACATATGACAAATTAATGAGAGGGTATTTAGGGGATAGAGGAGAATATACAGAAAAAACGGGTAGCGCAAGAATACAAACCGTTCCATTACAAGAAAAATTAAGAAGTTTAGGGAAAACAACTCATGCGAAAGTCCTTGCAGGAAACAATATCCTAATAGAAAAAAAGAGTGATTCTAATAATGAAGTTATGAATAAGGATGGAATACTATCAGCAGGAAATACCATAAAAATAGATGCCAATCAAGTACAAAATCTTGTATCCGTCGGAGATGAAAAAATAAAAGTAAAAACCGGGGAAGAAAGTATGTACATCAAATTGGAACGTACTGGAAAAAAACCTAGGAAAAAAGTCAAAATGGAAGTTAGCTATGATAGAGATTTTGCAAATGACTACATTACGAAAAAAATTCCAAAATTAGATGAAAAGGGAAGACAAGTCTATCAGAAAAAATTTGGTGGAAGAAAAAAACCTGTATATGAATATGTAACAGAATATGTGGGAAGATATGCCTATGTAACAGGGCAACCAAGTGTAATAGAGGGAAAAAATGTAGTGATAGACAATGCTAGCCTTGTTAGACAAGGGATAGAGGAAGCTAATGGATCCCTTAAATCTGGAAAAGATGTAAATATCCAAAATTTTACAAGCAAGAACTTTCATACAGGTCTTTCTAATGGAAATCAAGAACTTCACTTTAATTTATCTAGAACAAATATCCCTACAATAAATTTGAGTAAGCCACTAGAGAATATGGGAAATCATTTAGCTACTGTTGATAATCCTGTCGCTAATTTAGAAAATAACCTAGAATTTAATAATCCGTTACATAATTATGAGAATACGGAAATATATAATAATTTAAGCTCATTAAACGATATATTAAAAAGTGGAAAAATTGATACAGTTCCAAACCTTCCGAGTTCTTTATTTATTCAAAATTTAGAGCCTACTGGAAAATATGTTATGGAAACTAGATTAAAGCACATTGCGCTTAGCAATTATTATGGAAGTGACTATTTCTTAAAAAGAATAGGCTATGAAGAAACATGGGATCGAGTAAAAAGATTAGGGGATGCTTTCTATGAAAACCAATTCATAGAAAGAACTGTAGTAGAAAAATTAGGAACAAGATTCTTAAATGGGAAAGCAATATCCATGAAAGAATTCATCGATAATGCAAGCACTGAAGCAACAAAATTAAATCTTACCATTGGAAAAGCTCTAACAAAAGAACAAATATCAAAACTTGATAAGGATATTGTTTGGTACGAATATCAAGAGGTAAGTGGTATAAAAGTACTTGCGCCTAAAGTGTATCTATCTAAAAATACTCTTGCTAATATAAAGGCAGATGGAAGAAGCAGAATTGAAGGAACAGAACTAACTTCTATAAAGACGAAAACACTTGATAATACTGCCCTTATTGGAAAGAAAGGAACAACATATCTAGAAGCAGATCACATAGTAAATAGAAGTATCGGTAACCAAATAGCAGAAATAAGGGGAGAGAAAACCAGCTTAGTTGCTGATAGTGATATCTTTAATATTGGCTCTAACATATCTGCGACAGAAGAACTTAATGTAATTGCTAAAAATGGAGATATATTAAATAGAAGCACAGTAACAGAAACTAATCGCAATTACAGAGATTTAAACAGAACAAGACATAGTGAGCTAGAAAAGATAGCAGAAATTTCATCAGGAAAAAAACTTAATATTATTGCAGATAACTATACAAGTATCGCAGGAAAAACAAGCGCAAAAGATTTAAATATAGCTGTAAAAGAAGATGTCAATATTTCCTCCCAAAAACTAAGTGGAGAGCAAAAGTTTGGAAAAGATGGAAATAATTTTAATTCTTATGCTTTTGAATCAAATATAGGGTCAAATGTAAATGCAGAAAATTTAAATATAAGCGCTAAGAATATGAATATTAAAGGTTCTGCAGTTGTTGCAAAGAATGCTAACTTAGCTGTAGATAAAGTAAATATAGATTCCAATGTAGATAAGATCAATACCGAAAACAGATCAAAGACAAAAGACCTTTTAAAATCTCATTCTAAAACAGAAATACAACATAGTGAAAATAACGTTGCGGGTACTCTATATGTAGAAAATAGAGGAGTAATAAACGGCGATGTAAATGTCGTAGGAAGTAATTTAGTACTAGGCGATAAAAGTTTTATTGGAGGAAAATTAACTACGGATTCCACAGAACTTCATAGTAGATATTCACTGGAAGAAAAGAAAAAAGGATTCAGTGGAAGTATAGGAAGTGGAGGATTTTCTATTGGTTATGGAAAATCAGAAGGTAAGTTAAAAGAAAAAGATGTAACGAATGCAAAATCTAATTTAGTATTAGGAGATGGCACAGTACTCAATCAAGGCGCAGAAATCACAGCAACAAACTTAATACATGGACAAATAAGTATAAATCATGGAGATGTTACCTATGGTGCAAGAAAAGATATTCATGATGTAGAAAGCTCAACAAAGAGTAGTGGAATCAATCTATCAGTAAGAATAAAATCCCCTGCACTGGATAGAGCAAAACAAGGAATAGATTCCTGGAAACAAATGCAATCAGGAGATATCCTTGGAGGAATCGCCTCATCAACGAATACTGTTACAGGAGTAGTTCGTGGACTTGCTTCCAATCAAGGAACAAAACTTCCAATCAGTGCTGTTAATACAGATAATACTGTTGGAAAAGATAATGCAAAAGCTGCACAAGCAATGAATCATTTCTATGCAAATGTGGGAGTTAATTTAGGTTTCAATAAATCAAGTTCAAATACGAAATCACATCATGAAGGCGCAGTAGTAACAACTATACAAGGAAAAGATGAAAATTCAAGTATCACCTACAACCATGTAAAAAATATTGACTATGTTGGGACACAAGCACAAAATACGAAATTGATCTATAATAATGTAGAAAATATGAATAAAAGTGCAGTTGCATTAAATAACTCCTATTCATCTAGTAGTAAAAGTAGTGGAGTATCCACAGGAGTTACGATTGGCTATGGAGATGGAGTACAAACAGAAGCCAATGCAATCAGTATTTCCGCTTCAAAATCGAAGAGGAATAGCAATGGAACTACTTACCAAAATGGTAGATTTGTCAATGTCAATGAAGTACATAACAATACCAAGAATATGATGTTATCAGGCTTTCATCAAGAAGGGGGAAGCGTTACAGGAAAGATAGAAAACCTTACGATGGAAAGTAAACAAAATACCTCTACCACAACAGGAAGCACAAAAGGAGGAAGCCTAAGTATTTCCCCAACCGGAGTACCATCAGGAAGTGTAAAGGATTCTAAAACAAAGGGAGAAAGAAAAGTGGTAGACACTCCTACTACATTTTTAATAGGAGATGGAAGTCATGTAAAAGTAGGAAAGGTAGAAAATACAGCAGGGGCAATAGGCACAATCGGAAGTGGAAAACTATCTATGGATGAGTATATAGGACATAATCTAGAAAATGTAGAGAAATCAAAAACCAAAGGTGGCTCAGTAGGAATATCTACCACAGGAATCAGTAGCATAGGGTTAGAGTATTCTGATAGAAAACAAGAAGGAATCACCAAAAATACCGTCATAGGCAATGTAGAAATAGGGAAATCTTCCGGAGAGGAAATCCATAAAGATTTAGCTTCCATGACAGAAATTACAAAGGATAGAAAGTTTGAAACCAATATCCATGTGGAAGCGCAAACCATAAATTATGTCAAAAATCCTGAAAAGTGGAAAGAAGATATTACAAAGGCTAAAAATGAAATCCATGATATTTACCATACAGTAGATAGTACAGTAAATCCAAAAGGAAAAGAAAGTAGAAATGTATTCGAACAACTTGGAGAAGTAAGACAAGCAAGAACAATCCATAATGTAATAGCTTCAAGATTAGAAATAGCAGAAAAGAAAGAAGATATCGCAAAAGCTTTTGAAGGAGTCTCCAAAGATTTAGGCTATTCGGTAAAAGTAATCTATACAGACCCAAGAAACTCACCACAATTAATTGGAATTGATCAAGATGGAAATAGGTATGTAAAAGATGGAACAGCCTATGTAGATGAGAAAACAGGAATCCATCATATTCTAATCAATAGCAAATCGGAAGGAAATAAGACAAAGGCAGGCTTAATAGGCACCATAGCAGAAGAGCAAAGCCATATTATAGGAAAGATAGAGGGAAGACAAAAGAAAGTTCCTGATGGAAGTGAAAAAGGTTTAGAGAATTTAGGAAGACCCACAAATGCTTTCTTTCAAGAGCAATATCGTAAGAATAATCAAGCCATAGAAGTAGTCAGTGATGGCAGAGATTATTCTAATGTTGATTTTGGAGAACATGTTGGGGATCATCCAGGGGCACTTGTCTTTTCCAATCCTTATACGGCAATGACGGCTGGAATTGCTATCGCAGGATATGCCCTATTACCGGAAGAACAAAAAGAAGCAATCAATGATGCTGTCATAACTACTTATGAAGAAATAAAAGAGAGAATAAAGGAGATAGGAAATCATACCAAAATTTCTTATGCAGTAGTAAAATCAATGCTAGAACAAGAATTGCAAGAAAAAGGGATTACGGCAAGTGTAACAGTAGATACCAATAAAGAAAATGGAAACATTATGTATACAGTATCTCCAATTCCGGAAGATATGAAATTGCCTAGGGTATTGCCATTACCATTGCCAGAGGTTAAACAACCTGATATTGAATCCATTCCCTTAAATCAAAATATGGAAGAAACACTTTCCGAAAAGAAAGAAGAAGGAGAAAAAGCGAGAAGAGAACAAGAAAGATTAAAGGAAATGGGTAGAAATAGAGGAATTCCTATACCAGATGAAAAATCTGTTACTATATTTACTATTAGTACAGAAGAAGCTAAAGAAATATACAAAGATGTACAAGGAAAAAATAAAGTAGTAAATTTGCCAAAAAATTTAACTAAGGAGCAAATAGAAAATAAAAAAAATAAAGCAAATTCAAAAATATTAGATGAACAATTAAAAAAATCTAATATACCAAAGCCTGATTATGATTGTGCAGCTCATCATTTAGTTTCTGATAAAACTATGCCTAATGCAACTAAGGCTTTAAATAAATATGGAATAGATATAAATTCAGCAACAAATGGAGTTTATTTACCAACATCTAAAGCAAATAGTAGTAAAATTACAACAGAAGCTGTTCATTCTGGACCGAATGGTAAAGAATACAAGGAAACTTTAGAAACATCTATACCAAGAATTGTAAAAAATATGGAAAACATACGAGCTTCCCATAGTGAAATACAAGTAGCAATAGAAAATGAATTAAATAATGTAAGGGTTAAACTACTGACAGGAGAATTAAAAATAAATAATGCAAAATTAAAAGAAAAAACAGAAAAGGGGAAGAAATAA